In one Dreissena polymorpha isolate Duluth1 chromosome 7, UMN_Dpol_1.0, whole genome shotgun sequence genomic region, the following are encoded:
- the LOC127839729 gene encoding uncharacterized protein LOC127839729 — protein sequence MNMASSEGKIMETVQEEGGQDITEEDRKLLEAFKKLDVKPEIENTEDLIKFMSTYRCRKKAEDRYRSADTLRYVEDRRHFEDRRHFEDRRTFEERRYGDDRTFNSSSYPRISTFGGVSGKGEASWESFKFEVQSLMANRIFREEQILFGIRKAAKEDVADILRRLGTKVTVSEVMWKLESTYGNVETKETILRKFYNCSQQPAESIASFSSKLEDLYDKAVSLGGIKKDDNIIKGVLYQGLKKELRQQAAYKFETEHDYDAFKIYLRKMESEDREEKRETTKPANPAVNTTAPELTEVLSQLKRLNERIDRLEREKVTGQSENQYTPFISRGARRGQHGYDRHFRPDQRGFRGTTRREPSRPLSSTTFMPTCYHCNQRGHIARECPKLVCAPVAGSERSTPETKKDPQLVGDVNEVNLNINNNTTTALLDTGSCVSIISETFYKEHLADTELEPLTEMINIECADGQQLPYLGCIEATISIENGLEKATSKQCLFLISPDTKYSARTPIILGTNILKTLLQDCKDNFGEQFLQKANLHTPWFLSFRCLVIREKALRRNKNCLAILRCATEQKITIGPNQTKHIPVTAYRKLPYSECNALISGTGDSSLPDFIDIGPALVNYDFKKNEYVVELSNVTYNTVTIAPRAIIAELQPVDIEDDTTRRHLKEEEDLKRRQEALIESLDIDKDNILTPEQREQLKTLLQKHKDLFSTSDTDIGTCTKTKHRINLHDETPFKMRHRRIPPNMVEEVRAHLEQLLSCGIITPSKSPWASPVVLVRKKNGTLRMCIDFRNLNAKTIKDSYALPRIEDVFDCLQGAMYFSTLDMKSGYHQIEIEEEHKERTAFTVGALGFYHFRKMPFGLTNAPATFQRNSEEMLGDLNMKICVIYLDDLIIFSKTFEEHLHNINTIFDRLREFGLKLAPEKCEFFREKIAFLGHIVSSKGIETDPSKIDKIRNWPSPSTPEELRSFLSFAGYYRRFIQDFSKITRPLNDLLPPTKAKKGQKKPLKEWKWTDTEEDIFTNLKEFLSTPPVLAYPDFNLPFEVHTDASGKGLGAVLYQQHHDNTKHVIAYASRSLSKSESNYAAFKLEFLALKWAVTEKFSDYLTNTHFTLLTDNNPLTYILTTAKLDATGQRWASDLGNYNFDIIYRAGRNSTDADALSRYPHHKIIDQQQHENIKIDNSTVKTICKYITPALIDTLPALSLNIIEATETPMSESGKEKTLHRNHLRLLVNQDEAEEFRDNQETTSGNSIPVDVAEEEVEELSDKKTMDASKEVEKMEDDDEDESDAGDLVYFSRGGDAHILADNIDMSREESRTENIDMSTEESRIEDRDDISSEVPGEQRNEDREELIQAEDRVDDVVEDVPESTAGNEEENNEEEMPENVPHQVDLSQEADITEEPDITEYPIQDQDNNNQEEIEVPIEMDEAQPIRTETSTSDTRAPTPKPRQSVRERRPPDRYKDYQMNACVVPRPQDARFEALNKLIASGVLNQLDSKTAGRMVSSIFQ from the exons ATGAACATGGCATCAAGTGAAGGGAAGATTATGGAGACTGTTCAAGAAGAAGGAGGTCAGGATATTACAGAGGAAGATAGGAAATTGCTTGAAGCATTTAAGAAGCTTGATGTTAAGCCTGAAATTGAAAATACAGAAGACTTAATCAAATTTATGTCCACATATAGATGTCGGAAAAAGGCTGAAGATAGGTATAGGTCAGCTGATACTTTAAGATATGTTGAGGACAGAAGACACTTTGAAGACAGAAGACACTTTGAGGACAGAAGAACCTTTGAGGAAAGAAGATATGGGGATGACAGAACCTTCAATAGTAGTAGCTACCCCAGGATATCAACCTTTGGAGGGGTTAGTGGAAAAGGAGAAGCCAGTTGGGAGAGTTTCAAGTTTGAAGTTCAGTCTTTGATGGCTAATAGGATATTCAGAGAAGAGCAAATATTATTTGGAATAAGAAAGGCTGCCAAAGAAGATGTGGCTGACATATTAAGACGACTAGGAACAAAGGTTACAGTGAGTGAAGTTATGTGGAAGCTGGAGAGTACatatggaaatgttgaaacgaaGGAAACTATTCTAAGAAAGTTTTACAATTGTTCCCAGCAACCTGCAGAGTCCATTGCATCATTTTCTTCTAAGCTTGAAGACTTGTACGATAAGGCAGTTTCTTTGGGGGGTATTAAGAAGGATGACAATATAATTAAAGGGGTCTTATACCAAGGATTGAAGAAGGAACTCAGGCAGCAGGCAGCTTACAAGTTTGAAACAGAACATGATTATGACGCCTTTAAAATCTATCTAAGAAAGATGGAGTCTGAAGATAGAGAGGAGAAAAGAGAGACAACAAAGCCAGCCAACCCTGCGGTAAATACAACAGCACCAGAATTGACTGAGGTCCTGTCACAACTCAAAAGGTTGAATGAAAGAATCGATAGATTAGAAAGAGAGAAAGTAACAGGTCAGTCAGAGAACCAGTACACACCAtttatcagcagaggtgctcggCGTGGACAACACGGTTATGATAGACATTTCCGGCCAGATCAGAGGGGTTTCAGAGGAACAACAAGAAGGGAACCATCAAGGCCACTGTCATCAACCACGTTTATGCCCACCTGTTACCACTGCAATCAACGTGGACACATTGCTAGGGAGTGCCCAAAACTAGTTTGTGCTCCAGTCGCCGGGTCGGAGAGGAGCACACCAGAGACTAAGAAAGACCCTCAACTAGTTGGAGATGTGAATGAAGTCAACCTGAATATTAACAACAATACAACCACAGCTCTTTTGGACACTGGATCATGCGTAAGTATTATATCTGAAACATTCTATAAAGAACACTTAGCTGATACTGAATTAGAGCCACTGACAGAAATGATCAACATAGAATGCGCTGATGGTCAACAACTTCCATACTTAGGATGTATAGAAGCTACCATTAGTATTGAAAATGGATTGGAGAAAGCAACATCAAAGCAATGTCTCTTTTTGATATCACCAGATACGAAATACTCTGCAAGAACTCCAATAATTCTAGgaacaaacatattgaaaacattacTACAAGACtgcaaagataattttggtgaaCAATTTTTACAGAAGGCTAATTTACATACTCCATGGTTTTTAAGCTTTAGATGTTTAGTAATAAGAGAGAAAGCACTTAGAAGAAACAAGAATTGTCTGGCTATACTGAGATGTGCTACTGAACAGAAGATTACCATAGGACCAAATCAAACCAAACATATACCAGTGACAGCTTATAGAAAACTACCATACAGTGAATGTAATGCATTGATATCAGGGACAGGAGATTCATCACTTCCTGACTTCATTGACATCGGACCAGCTCTCGTGAATTATGACTTTAAGAAGAATGAGTATGTAGTGGAGTTATCTAACGTCACCTATAATACAGTTACAATAGCACCCAGAGCCATCATTGCAGAGCTACAGCCAGTTGACATTGAAGATGATACAACAAGGAGACACCTGAAGGAAGAGGAAGATTTGAAGAGAAGACAAGAGGCATTGATAGAAAGCTTGGACATCGACaaagacaacattttaacaccTGAACAAAGAGAACAATTAAAAACACTTCTTCAAAAACACAAGGATTTATTTTCAACTTCTGACACAGATATAGGAACGTGTACGAAAACCAAACATAGAATAAATCTACATGACGAAACGCCATTTAAAATGAGACATCGCAGGATACCACCTAACATGGTTGAAGAGGTTAGAGCACATCTGGAACAGTTACTTTCATGCGGTATAATAACACCATCCAAATCTCCATGGGCATCACCAGTAGTTCTTGTTAGGAAGAAGAATGGAACACTCAGAATGTGTATAGACTTTAGAAATCTTAATGCCAAGACTATTAAAGACTCCTATGCCCTTCCCAGAATAGAAGACGTTTTTGATTGTTTACAGGGGGCGATGTATTTTTCTACGTTGGATATGAAATCAGGTTATCATCAAATTGAAATTGAGGAGGAGCATAAGGAAAGAACAGCCTTTACAGTAGGAGCACTAGGGTTTTACCATTTCCGAAAAATGCCATTCGGATTGACAAATGCCCCAgcaacatttcaaagaaattcagagGAAATGCTAGGAGATTTGAATATGAAGATCTGCGTTATTTATTTGGACGACCTTATCATCTTTAGTAAAACTTTTGAGGAACACCTACATAACATAAACACCATTTTTGACAGATTAAGGGAATTTGGTTTGAAACTAGCTCCTgaaaaatgtgaattcttcagAGAAAAGATAGCTTTCCTAGGACACATTGTGAGTAGTAAAGGAATTGAAACTGACCCAAGTAAGATAGACAAGATCAGAAACTGGCCATCACCAAGCACACCAGAAGAATTGAGAAGTTTTTTGTCATTTGCTGGATATTACAGAAGATTTATTCAAGACTTTAGCAAAATTACGAGACCGTTGAATGATCTGTTACCACCAACCAAAGCAAAGAAGGGACAGAAGAAACCACTGAAGGAATGGAAATGGACAGACACTGAAGAAGATATATTTactaatctgaaagaatttctgTCTACACCTCCAGTTCTGGCATATCCAGATTTCAACTTACCGTTTGAAGTACACACGGATGCATCAGGTAAGGGTTTAGGAGCTGTGCTATATCAACAACATCACGACAACACCAAACACGTCATAGCATATGCAAGCAGGTCACTCAGTAAATCAGAATCAAACTACGCAGCTTTCAAATTAGAATTTTTGGCATTAAAATGGGCAGTCACCGAAAAGTTTTCAGATTACTTAACCAACACTCACTTTACATTACTCACAGATAACAATCCACTCACTTACATTCTCACTACAGCGAAATTAGACGCAACAGGGCAAAGATGGGCATCAGATTTGGGCAATTACAACTTTGACATCATATACAGGGCAGGCAGAAACAGCACAGATGCAGATGCACTCAGCAGATATCCTCACCACAAAATCATAgaccaacaacaacatgaaaacatcaaaataGACAACAGCACAGTGAAAACAATTTGCAAGTACATAACACCAGCACTCATTGACACACTACCAGCATTGTCACTCAACATCATAGAAGCTACAGAAACACCAAT GTCAGAATCAGGTAAGGAGAAAACTCTGCACAGGAATCATCTGCGCCTGTTGGTTAATCAGGATGAAGCAGAAGAGTTCCGGGATAATCAGGAGACTACTTCAGGTAACAGCATACCTGTAGACGTagcagaagaagaagtagaagaattATCAGACAAGAAGACCATGGATGCATCCAAAGAAGTAGAAAAGATGGAAGACGATGATGAGGATGAGTCTGATGCAGGAGATCTTGTATATTTTTCAAGAGGTGGGGACGCCCATATCCTAGCTGACAACATAGATATGTCTAGAGAAGAATCAAGGACGGAAAACATAGATATGTCTACAGAAGAATCGAGGATAGAAGACAGAGATGATATTTCTAGTGAAGTTCCCGGAGAACAAAGAAACGAAGATAGGGAAGAATTAATACAAGCAGAGGATAGAGTAGATGACGTTGTTGAAGATGTTCCTGAATCTACAGCAGGGAATGAAGAAGAGAACAACGAAGAAGAGATGCCTGAAAACGTACCTCATCAAGTAGATTTGTCGCAAGAAGCTGACATTACTGAAGAACCAGACATTACTGAATACCCTATACAAGATCAAGATAATAATAATCAAGAAGAAATTGAAGTCCCTATAGAAATGGATGAAGCACAACCGATAAGGACAGAGACATCTACATCGGATACTAGAGCTCCAACACCAAAACCAAGACAATCTGTCAGAGAGAGACGACCTCCAGATCGGTATAAGGATTACCAGATGAATGCTTGTGTGGTACCAAGACCACAAGATGCCAGGTTTGAGGCATTAAATAAATTGATTGCCTCAGGTGTTTTAAATCAATTAGACAGTAAGACAGCTGGACGTATGGTTTCtagtatttttcaatga